A region of Coccinella septempunctata chromosome 5, icCocSept1.1, whole genome shotgun sequence DNA encodes the following proteins:
- the LOC123313266 gene encoding facilitated trehalose transporter Tret1-like isoform X2 yields the protein MTNNNNNNNNICDNKEYMPLDDKKDVDDNEKCGILTQCMVTCAVMLSAAGCGMPVGYSAILLPQLYHENDTIQIDEDRGSWIASIHSAATPLGSILSGILMDACGRRFTLQIASFPLIIGWFLIGFSPNYMVLLLGRFVAGLSTGLTAATGQVLVGEITQPHLRGILCSLPFASYSFGILLVYTFGYFLPWRYVAVLSTILPILSLLLFFFLPESPIWLMRHNRLDEAKQALTWLRGGNVNLAKKEASQILERMYAEEKIDSKMTVWRTLLKPEVLKPLVIMNMFNLLQILSGTYLVVFYAVDILKQIQSISTNKFLAAVWTAVARFIFTIIAIILLGQIGRRSLALTSGIGTSIAALVFACFEYLNCQASGQFAAFSILIYVAVNTVGFMILPGVLIGELFPAKIRGFAGGLSFTIFHFAMFLSAKIFPLVRQTIGVSGIFCIFGISSIIASIFLYLMLPETKGKTLGEIEDYFQDKNIFWVTRKRKIYEER from the exons AtgactaataataataacaacaataacaatatATGTGACAATAAAGAATATATGCCCCTGGATGACAAAAAAGATGTTGACGATAATGAGAAATGTGGAATTCTAACGCAG TGTATGGTTACTTGTGCCGTAATGTTGAGTGCAGCTGGTTGTGGTATGCCCGTTGGATACTCAGCAATACTCCTTCCGCAACTTTATCATGAGAACGATACCATACAAATTGATGAAGATAGAGGGTCTTGGATAG CTAGTATACATTCCGCAGCCACTCCTTTGGGATCTATTCTTAGTGGTATTCTCATGGATGCTTGTGGTCGTCGGTTTACCCTCCAAATAGCCTCATTTCCATTGATCATAGGTTGGTTCCTCATAGGCTTCTCTCCAAATTATATGGTTCTTCTACTTGGAAGGTTTGTTGCAGGATTATCTACCGGACTAACTGCAGCTACTGGACAG GTTCTCGTTGGAGAAATAACACAGCCCCATCTTAGAGGAATACTCTGTTCACTTCCTTTTGCCAGTTATTCTTTCGGCATTCTGCTGGTTTATACTTTTGGATACTTTCTGCCATGGAGATATGTAGCTG ttttgagTACGATTCTACCGATTCTTTCACTATTGCTCTTTTTCTTCTTACCTGAAAGTCCTATTTGGTTGATGCGCCATAATAGATTAGATGAAGCAAAACAAGCCCTTACCTGGCTCAGGGGAGGAAATGTGAATTTG GCCAAAAAAGAAGCGTCGCAAATACTGGAAAGGATGTATGCAGAAGAAAAAATAGATTCTAAGATGACTGTATGGCGTACATTACTGAAACCTGAAGTACTCAAGCCTTTGGTCATCATGAACATGTTCAATTTACTCCAGATCCTATCTGGAACCTACCTAGTAGTTTTCTATGCGGTGGACATCCTGAAACAAATACAATCGATCTCCACCAATAAATTCTTGGCCGCCGTATGGACCGCTGTAGCGAGATTCATCTTCACGATCATAGCTATTATTTTATTGGGTCAAATAGGGCGGAGATCATTAGCACTCACATCCGGAATTGGTACCAGTATAGCAGCTTTGGTTTTCGCTTGCTTCGAGTACCTCAACTGTCAAGCAAGCGGTCAATTTGCGGCTTTCTCAATACTCATTTATGTGGCGGTTAACACTGTAGGCTTCATGATTCTGCCTGGTGTGCTTATCGGCGAGTTGTTTCCAGCGAAAATACGAGGATTTGCCGGAGGTCTATCTTTTACGATCTTCCATTTCGCAATGTTCTTATCTGCCAAAATATTTCCTCTAGTTAGGCAAACGATTGGAGTGTCTGGAATTTTCTGTATTTTCGGAATTTCTTCCATCATAGCTAGTATATTCTTGTACCTGATGTTACCAGAAACTAAAGGGAAAACTTTGGGAGAAATTGAAGACTACTTCCAGGATAAAAACATTTTCTGGGTAACGAGAAAAAGAAAGATTTATGAGGAAAGATGA
- the LOC123313266 gene encoding facilitated trehalose transporter Tret1-2 homolog isoform X1, whose protein sequence is MFCATKSDISKEEAADMTNNNNNNNNICDNKEYMPLDDKKDVDDNEKCGILTQCMVTCAVMLSAAGCGMPVGYSAILLPQLYHENDTIQIDEDRGSWIASIHSAATPLGSILSGILMDACGRRFTLQIASFPLIIGWFLIGFSPNYMVLLLGRFVAGLSTGLTAATGQVLVGEITQPHLRGILCSLPFASYSFGILLVYTFGYFLPWRYVAVLSTILPILSLLLFFFLPESPIWLMRHNRLDEAKQALTWLRGGNVNLAKKEASQILERMYAEEKIDSKMTVWRTLLKPEVLKPLVIMNMFNLLQILSGTYLVVFYAVDILKQIQSISTNKFLAAVWTAVARFIFTIIAIILLGQIGRRSLALTSGIGTSIAALVFACFEYLNCQASGQFAAFSILIYVAVNTVGFMILPGVLIGELFPAKIRGFAGGLSFTIFHFAMFLSAKIFPLVRQTIGVSGIFCIFGISSIIASIFLYLMLPETKGKTLGEIEDYFQDKNIFWVTRKRKIYEER, encoded by the exons TAAAGAAGAGGCAGCAGATAtgactaataataataacaacaataacaatatATGTGACAATAAAGAATATATGCCCCTGGATGACAAAAAAGATGTTGACGATAATGAGAAATGTGGAATTCTAACGCAG TGTATGGTTACTTGTGCCGTAATGTTGAGTGCAGCTGGTTGTGGTATGCCCGTTGGATACTCAGCAATACTCCTTCCGCAACTTTATCATGAGAACGATACCATACAAATTGATGAAGATAGAGGGTCTTGGATAG CTAGTATACATTCCGCAGCCACTCCTTTGGGATCTATTCTTAGTGGTATTCTCATGGATGCTTGTGGTCGTCGGTTTACCCTCCAAATAGCCTCATTTCCATTGATCATAGGTTGGTTCCTCATAGGCTTCTCTCCAAATTATATGGTTCTTCTACTTGGAAGGTTTGTTGCAGGATTATCTACCGGACTAACTGCAGCTACTGGACAG GTTCTCGTTGGAGAAATAACACAGCCCCATCTTAGAGGAATACTCTGTTCACTTCCTTTTGCCAGTTATTCTTTCGGCATTCTGCTGGTTTATACTTTTGGATACTTTCTGCCATGGAGATATGTAGCTG ttttgagTACGATTCTACCGATTCTTTCACTATTGCTCTTTTTCTTCTTACCTGAAAGTCCTATTTGGTTGATGCGCCATAATAGATTAGATGAAGCAAAACAAGCCCTTACCTGGCTCAGGGGAGGAAATGTGAATTTG GCCAAAAAAGAAGCGTCGCAAATACTGGAAAGGATGTATGCAGAAGAAAAAATAGATTCTAAGATGACTGTATGGCGTACATTACTGAAACCTGAAGTACTCAAGCCTTTGGTCATCATGAACATGTTCAATTTACTCCAGATCCTATCTGGAACCTACCTAGTAGTTTTCTATGCGGTGGACATCCTGAAACAAATACAATCGATCTCCACCAATAAATTCTTGGCCGCCGTATGGACCGCTGTAGCGAGATTCATCTTCACGATCATAGCTATTATTTTATTGGGTCAAATAGGGCGGAGATCATTAGCACTCACATCCGGAATTGGTACCAGTATAGCAGCTTTGGTTTTCGCTTGCTTCGAGTACCTCAACTGTCAAGCAAGCGGTCAATTTGCGGCTTTCTCAATACTCATTTATGTGGCGGTTAACACTGTAGGCTTCATGATTCTGCCTGGTGTGCTTATCGGCGAGTTGTTTCCAGCGAAAATACGAGGATTTGCCGGAGGTCTATCTTTTACGATCTTCCATTTCGCAATGTTCTTATCTGCCAAAATATTTCCTCTAGTTAGGCAAACGATTGGAGTGTCTGGAATTTTCTGTATTTTCGGAATTTCTTCCATCATAGCTAGTATATTCTTGTACCTGATGTTACCAGAAACTAAAGGGAAAACTTTGGGAGAAATTGAAGACTACTTCCAGGATAAAAACATTTTCTGGGTAACGAGAAAAAGAAAGATTTATGAGGAAAGATGA